The following proteins come from a genomic window of Drosophila sulfurigaster albostrigata strain 15112-1811.04 chromosome X, ASM2355843v2, whole genome shotgun sequence:
- the LOC133847853 gene encoding RUN domain-containing protein 1: MEMDATQVEGRQQAASHNNSNCNINNNNNSSDNNDDEVQQTTTTTTTTIEHRDSIDSPAFSGTEPDPDPDVEVDIEADAEDEAQPLSERWSPLGANYDDANSVSLELLSGVDCGDLEPTLLGLDKLEKHQQQHQELQQQQQHQQATTVAVDNASELARLRSIEDEQELLTSSLLALTSQFAHVQLRVRQIVEAPTDERDQLLRDLEDFAFQGIPETVQPLAGNDKNDDDVRDADDDDAGADDNKEAQGEGEVTAPPDGQLIEQLKSQLTELEQLAYESGAPGVLPQHVLLEKQKFILDELRTKLNLQVEQHQLPGLSTEQLRHQVDNAIGEFVGPLKMKEQLVAQLKTQITDLERFIAFLQCDTAGSGSGSGVSSASDKLKLLSGAYNSYAAKQTARQAPKTTTGSGAGTKAEAGAGAGAGTVTAGHSQLQTQPVAMEAGAPRRESLHSKAHGLLDKASLLMQMFATTHFAKRQADFQQNSLKKTHKGNHWGDLRAQLEVDIQEVAALAATLSCDREKLANIKRALRQQQQQQQQHSGGGGSLALDAQNGALTTVPPRCRRAAAAAVAGHELTPYAAGAAGAAASSDSDEDAYERYDWDKDKAGLGRRIVHMRGDSIATIGRELTSVVRKNFARTLQQLIQHGLRIPAESAASSLMVPFMRCLQPGAQRVSATTAAGGGGGGVGGGGGGLGGGVASSDMQFLGIGRSMHVWELIIEYYNLKNGEEYNNTPARKLSQSFQLDIVDAHAVTAKQSLLSAIGMILAMHRPYKRSYNAHFKALICAGLNAHLLVEWLNLILSCNELIDTYYTSNSYVACTGFRDSLRSIDALSKFDFDLPVDLAIRHFRNI; the protein is encoded by the exons ATGGAGATGGATGCCACACAGGTCGAAGGTCGTCAGCAGGCAgccagccacaacaacagcaactgcaacatcaacaacaataacaatagcagtgacaacaacgacgacgaagtgcaacaaacgacaacaacaacaacaacaacaattgagcATAGAGACAGCATTGATAGTCCAGCATTTTCAGGCACTGAACCCGATCCCGATCCCGATGTCGAGGTGGATATTGAGGCGGATGCCGAGGACGAGGCGCAACCGTTGAGCGAACGTTGGTCGCCATTGGGCGCCAACTATGATGATGCGAATAGCGTCAGCTTGGAGCTGCTCTCGGGCGTCGATTGTGGCGACCTGGAGCCAACGCTGCTCGGCCTCGACAAGCTGGAgaagcatcagcaacagcatcaggagctccagcagcagcagcagcatcagcaggcAACCACAGTGGCCGTGGACAATGCCAGCGAATTGGCGCGTCTGCGCAGCATCGAGGATGAGCAAGAGCTGTTGACCAGCTCGCTGCTGGCGCTGACCTCGCAGTTTGCCCACGTCCAGCTGCGTGTGCGTCAGATTGTCGAGGCACCCACTGATGAACGCGATCAGTTGCTGCGCGATCTCGAGGATTTCGCCTTTCAGGGCATACCAGAAACGGTGCAGCCGCTGGCTGGCAATGACAAGAACGATGATGACGTTcgtgatgctgatgatgatgatgctggtGCTGATGATAACAAGGAGGCGCAGGGCGAAGGTGAGGTGACTGCTCCACCCGATGGCCAATTGATTGAGCAGCTGAAATCACAGCTAACGGAGTTGGAGCAGCTGGCGTATGAGTCGGGTGCACCGGGTGTGTTGCCGCAGCATGTGCTGCTCGAGAAGCAGAAGTTCATATTGGATGAGCTGCGCACCAAGCTCAATCTGCAGGTGGAACAGCATCAGTTGCCGGGACTCAGCACGGAGCAGCTGCGCCATCAGGTGGACAATGCCATTGGTGAGTTTGTAGGGCCTCTGAAGATGAAGGAGCAACTGGTCGCCCAGCTAAAGACCCAAATCACCGATCTCGAACGTTTCATTGCCTTTCTGCAATGTGACACCGCTGGATCCGGTTCTGGCAGCGGCGTGAGCAGCGCCAGCGATAAACTTAAGCTGCTGAGTGGCGCCTACAACAGCTATGCAGCGAAGCAGACAGCTCGCCAGGCGCCCAAGACAACAACGGGATCAGGAGCGGGAACGAAAGCGGAAGCGGGAGCGGGAGCCGGAGCAGGCACAGTCACTGCTGGCCACAGTCAACTGCAGACGCAACCAGTTGCAATGGAAGCGGGGGCGCCGCGACGCGAGAGTCTGCACAGCAAGGCGCATGGATTGCTGGACAAGGCGTCGCTTCTGATGCAGATGTTTGCCACAACGCACTTTGCCAAGCGGCAAGCGGACTTTCAGCAGAACTCGCTGAAAAAGACGCACAAGGGCAACCACTGGGG AGATCTGCGCGCTCAGCTGGAGGTGGACATACAGGAGGTGGCAGCACTGGCTGCCACATTGAGTTGCGATCGCGAGAAGTTGGCGAACATTAAGCGTGCGCtgcgccaacagcagcaacaacagcaacaacattcaGGAGGCGGTGGATCGCTGGCGCTGGATGCACAGAACGGAGCGTTGACGACGGTGCCACCGCGTTGCAGACGCGCCGCCGCAGCGGCTGTGGCTGGTCACGAGCTGACGCCCTATGCCGCTGGAGCCGCTGGTGCAGCGGCCTCATCCGATTCGGATGAGGATGCGTATGAGCGTTACGACTGGGACAAAGACAAGGCCGGGCTGGGGCGACGCATTGTGCACATGCGTGGCGACTCGATAGCCACCATCGGACGCGAGCTGACGAGCGTGGTGCGCAAGAATTTCGCACGGACGCTGCAGCAACTGATCCAGCATGGTCTGCGCATACCCGCCGAGTCGGCGGCCTCCAGTCTGATGGTTCCCTTCATGCGCTGCCTGCAGCCGGGTGCACAGCGCgtatcagcaacaacagcagctggcggcggcggcggcggtgttGGTGGCGGAGGCGGTGGCCTAGGAGGTGGTGTGGCATCATCCGATATGCAATTCCTGGGCATCGGACGTTCGATGCATGTGTGGGAGCTGATCATCGAGTACTATAATCTGAAGAATGGCGAGGAGTACAACAATACACCAGCAAGGAAGCTGTCGCAAAGCTTTCAGCTCGATATCGTCGATGCGCATGCGGTGACAGCGAAGCAGAGTCTCTTGAGTGCCATCGGCATGATCCTGGCCATGCATCGGCCATACAAGCGCAGCTACAATGCCCACTTCAAGGCGCTCATCTGTGCGGGCCTCAA CGCACATCTGCTGGTGGAGTGGCTGAATCTGATACTCAGCTGCAATGAGCTGATCGACACCTATTACACGTCCAATAGCTATGTGGCCTGCACGGGATTTCGGGATTCGTTGCGCTCCATCGATGCGCTGTCCAAGTTCGATTTCGATCTGCCCGTCGATTTGGCCATACGCCACTTTCGAAATATCTAA
- the LOC133847854 gene encoding crossover junction endonuclease MUS81 produces METRLEIRLHEPNPLFTRWLQRWLHDAEQNDRKSQHKLRQALQALRSYPLPLYSGRECAVLRGFGPTLCQLIDDELQQMRTLEKQTTTNIKAALDSSQYEQQVQQVVKVVQRSRKKQQQEQQQQPKPKKLTKKAQQELAAAEERERVVQMPAGSYRIVLLVDIQETSGKNKRVLDQTRGYLESLGVTHDVRRLTIGDFLWIASDDAGNELVLPYIVERKRMDDLASSIRDGRFHEQKHRLQQCGLPHIIYLIEDYGDNEQLGLPLESLQQALANARIQSKNIQVVRTENHYRSMCYLAGVGAALQQLYVDGGKRLHSRKREEDANRTTSLDRETNLLKFRELYEDSARNAQLTVREVFVQQLLQLHSLSLDRALAIVESYATPRLLLDAYAACGSEAEARLLLAPLGCGPLQRPLGEKLSQCIHDFYMQEFK; encoded by the coding sequence ATGGAAACTCGTCTGGAGATTCGTCTGCACGAACCAAATCCTCTATTCACGCGCTGGCTGCAACGCTGGCTCCACGACGCCGAGCAGAATGATCGCAAGTCGCAGCACAAGCTGCGCCAAGCGCTTCAAGCGTTGCGCAGTTACCCACTGCCGCTCTACAGCGGGCGCGAGTGCGCCGTGCTGCGCGGCTTTGGGCCAACTCTCTGCCAGCTGATCGACGATGAACTACAGCAGATGCGCACACTGGAGAAGCAGACAACGACAAACATAAAGGCTGCACTGGACAGTTCACAGTACGAGCAGCAGGTGCAACAGGTGGTCAAAGTAGTGCAACGCAGCaggaaaaaacaacaacaagagcagcagcagcaaccgaaGCCCAAAAAGCTGACAAAGAAGGCACAACAGGAGCTGGCAGCAGCCGAGGAGCGTGAACGTGTGGTCCAAATGCCCGCGGGCAGTTATCGCATTGTGCTGCTCGTGGACATCCAGGAGACGAGTGGCAAGAACAAACGAGTGCTGGATCAAACACGCGGCTACCTGGAATCATTGGGTGTGACGCACGATGTGCGTCGCCTGACCATCGGTGACTTCCTCTGGATAGCCAGCGATGACGCTGGCAATGAGCTGGTCTTGCCGTACATTGTGGAGCGCAAGCGCATGGACGATTTGGCCAGCAGCATTCGCGATGGTCGCTTCCACGAGCAGAAGCATCGATTGCAGCAATGCGGCTTGCCACACATCATCTATCTGATCGAGGACTATGGTGACAATGAGCAGCTGGGATTGCCGCTGGAGTCACTGCAGCAAGCGCTGGCCAATGCACGCATTCAATCGAAGAACATTCAAGTGGTTCGCACCGAGAATCATTATCGTTCCATGTGCTACCTGGCTGGCGTCGGTGCTGCACTGCAGCAGCTCTATGTGGATGGCGGCAAGCGGCTGCATAGTCGCAAAAGGGAAGAGGATGCTAACAGAACGACGTCGCTGGATAGGGAAACGAATCTATTGAAGTTTAGGGAACTCTACGAGGATTCGGCCCGCAATGCCCAGCTGACGGTGCGCGAAGTCTTTGTGCAGCAACTGCTTCAGCTGCACTCGCTGTCACTCGATCGTGCGCTGGCCATTGTTGAGTCCTATGCCACACCGCGGCTGCTGCTGGATGCATATGCTGCATGTGGCAGCGAGGCGGAGGCAAGACTCCTCTTGGCGCCACTTGGCTGTGGACCTTTGCAGCGACCGCTGGGCGAGAAGTTGAGTCAGTGCATCCATGACTTTTATATGCAGGAATTCAAATGA
- the LOC133847182 gene encoding GPN-loop GTPase 1 — protein MSAKPGTSVAAAAVVGNGNPSINDINLEALSLSEGIRESPVCIIVLGMAGSGKTTFTRSLIQHAQSQFNPYVVNLDPACREVPYAAHIDIRDTVNYKEVMKQYQLGPNGGIVTALNMFTTKMPKFAELVRRAGERGHKWCIIDTPGQIEVFTWSASGNIITEGLATMFPTIVVYVMDVVRSACPTTFMSNMLYACSILYKTRLPFLVALNKIDLKECSFVQEWMTDFEAFQDALEKEQSYVNNLTRTMSLTLDTFYENLITCGVSAKSGVGFSTLLTHLLECVAEYERDYKPVYEKMRQQRLAEQASVPDPAAHIEEAGVAVPLGLDLRDPVSNTDNSVFLMAPSLVPQQLDAAEQEMETDAKGDLEDQNFQSFVQNHMTAQQSKRDKQQQQEQQN, from the exons ATGAGCGCCAAGCCAGGAACCAGTGTCGCCGCCGCTGCCGTCGTTGGCAATGGCAATCCCAGTATTAATGACATCAACCTGGAGGCACTCTCACTCAGCGAAGGCATACGCGAATCACCGGTTTGCATCATTGTGCTGGGCATGGCGGGATCAGGTAAAACCACCTTCACTCGCAGCCTCATCCAGCATGCGCAATCGCAGTTCAATCCGTATGTGGTCAATTTGGATCCGGCATGCCGTGAGGTGCCGTATGCGGCACACATCGATATTCGCGACACCGTAAACTACAAGGAGGTGATGAAACAGTATCAATTGGGACCGAACGGCGGCATTGTCACCGCCCTCAACATGTTCACCACCAAGATGCCCAAGTTTGCAGAGCTTGTGCGTCGTGCCGGCGAACGTGGTCACAAGTGGTGCATCATCGATACGCCCGGTCAAATTGAGGTGTTCACCTGGTCGGCATCCGGCAACATTATCACTGAAGGTCTGGCCACCATGTTTCCCACCATTGTCGTCTATGTGATGGATGTGGTGCGCTCCGCATGCCCAACCACCTTCATGTCCAACATGCTCTATGCCTGCTCCATACTGTACAAGACGCGGCTGCCCTTCCTCGTAGCCCTAAACAAG ATTGATCTGAAGGAATGCAGCTTTGTGCAGGAGTGGATGACGGACTTTGAGGCCTTTCAGGATGCCCTCGAAAAGGAGCAGAGCTATGTGAATAATCTAACGCGCACCATGTCCCTCACGCTGGACACATTCTACGAGAATCTGATCACTTGCGGCGTATCGGCCAAGAGCGGAGTTGGCTTTTCCACACTGTTGACGCACTTGCTCGAGTGTGTCGCCGAATACGAGCGTGACTATAAGCCGGTCTACGAGAAGATGCGTCAACAGCGTCTGGCCGAGCAGGCATCGGTTCCCGATCCAGCTGCTCACATCGAAGAAGCTGGCGTTGCAGTGCCCTTAGGCCTGGATCTGAGA GATCCGGTTAGCAATACGGATAACAGCGTGTTCCTAATGGCGCCCAGTTTGGTGCCGCAACAACTCGATGCCGCCGAGCAGGAGATGGAAACGGACGCCAAAGGCGATCTGGAGGATCAAAACTTCCAGAGTTTCGTACAGAATCACATGACGGCACAGCAAAGTAAACGGGataaacaacagcagcaggagcaacagaattag
- the LOC133847181 gene encoding putative uncharacterized protein DDB_G0282129, translating into MYKTIRHGENSLQYTILPQNDDFRIEGKQNRLAASSSSSASSSAAAGAGAASASASSSSSSSSSANCHKRNAGAPRKRRTFFAYLGLIFVCTVIIGAVLIPFLVSAECLPSPTEWFLKTKAAFTHSDRQQQQQQQQQHGTASTVAAVASPLGAAMLGQNVGKSVQIVNRNGVEQFILKVNKTMPSNVNNISTTAAAAVATTYSSTTTTTTSTTTTTTSTTAATTTLATEQAAAAAMAAVASTPATITTVATAAPPLLRHLPATITTRIIQVPLLKSAAKKPIMPPVLAKTQSNSQQQQQQQQQQQQQQLQQQQQQQQQPTSNTDVAQNKSNNAWMNTHWAYIDPSTYVQWSGYKAEDSVLLPALLGFALIGMILIITVCLVARNKRTIVSSVRKRNRNDIEEQGAEDNATLLTTTNLSDDD; encoded by the exons ATGTACAAAACGATACGACACGGCGAGAACAGTTTGCAATACACGATATTGCCGCAAAACGATGATTTTCGCATCGAGGGCAAGCAGAATCGCCTGGCTGCGTCCTCGTCATCCTCAGCTTCATCCTCGGCAGCAGcgggagcaggagcagcatcCGCttcagcgtcgtcgtcgtcgtcatcatcgtcgtccgCCAATTGCCACAAACGGAATGCTGGGGCGCCACGCAAACGTCGCACATTCTTTGCCTATTTGGGCTTGATCTTTGTGTGCACCGTCATCATTGGCGCCGTGCTCATACCGTTCCTTGTCTCGGCCGAGTGTTTGCCCAGTCCCACAGAATGGTTCCTCAAAACGAAGGCAGCGTTCACGCACAGCgacaggcaacagcaacagcagcagcagcagcaacatggcACAGCAAGCACAGTTGCAGCTGTGGCTTCCCCATTGGGTGCTGCAATGCTTGGCCAGAATGTGGGCAAATCCGTACAGATTGTGAATCGCAATGGTGTCGAGCAGTTCATTCTGAAAGTCAACAAGACCATGCCGAGCAACGTCAACAACATCTcgacaacagctgcagctgctgtggcaacaacatATTCGagcacaacaaccacaacaacatcgacaacaacaacaacaacaagcacgacagcagcaacaacaacattggcaACGGAACaggctgctgcagctgcaatggCTGCTGTGGCAAGCACACCAGCAACGATAACAACAGTTGCCACCGCTGCCCCACCATTGCTGCGTCACTTGCCCGCCACAATTACCACGCGCATCATTCAAGTGCCGCTGCTCAAGTCGGCGGCCAAAAAGCCCATAATGCCGCCCGTGCTTGCCAAGACGCAGAGCAActcccagcaacagcagcagcaacaacaacaacagcagcagcagcagttgcaacaacagcaacagcaacaacaacagcctaCTAGCAACACGGATGTGGCACAGAATAAGAGCAATAATGCTTGGATGAACACGCATTGGGCATATATTGATCCATCCACCTATGTCCAGTGGTCG GGCTACAAGGCTGAGGATAGCGTGCTGTTGCCCGCCCTGCTTGGATTTGCACTTATTGGCATGATTCTAATTATAACGGTCTGCCTGGTGGCACGCAACAAGCGCACCATCGTCTCCTCGGTGCGCAAGCGAAATCGTAAC GATATCGAGGAGCAGGGCGCCGAGGATAATGCCACACTcctcacaacaacaaatctgTCCGACGATGATTAA
- the LOC133847183 gene encoding translocating chain-associated membrane protein 1, translating to MAIKPGLGRKTTNKNPPILSHEFVIQNHADIISCIAMVFVVGLMNESTASFASAFISLHHNVSGEEASRELPYGKPYTYAAGIKDYCAIFFYTLTCIIMHAIIQEFVLDKISKKLHLSKFKLARFNESGQLVTFYLLSFVWGVHVALREGYLGQVAQLWDGYPTAHAMSFLHKFYFIIQLSYYLHMLPELYFQKVRAKEEQQPKIIHSISGFTLIVLAYTLSFQRLAIVLLTLHYFSELLAHIFQLIGVFDREERLARVRIVNSAVFVLVRFATSVIGVLTLHYGIGASGSSYKLRALLALVALIALQGYFVFSFITEQLRAKREAKREAKLLAAQTKKAKAPNKEKVKRKKESDLPEADQASPVKQKLK from the coding sequence ATGGCCATCAAACCCGGACTTGGTCGCAAGACGACCAACAAAAATCCACCGATACTGAGCCACGAGTTCGTCATACAAAACCATGCCGACATCATCTCCTGCATCGCCATGGTCTTTGTCGTTGGTCTGATGAACGAATCGACGGCCTCATTTGCCAGCGCCTTCATCTCGCTGCACCACAACGTCAGCGGCGAGGAGGCGTCCCGTGAGCTGCCCTATGGCAAGCCGTATACGTATGCGGCCGGAATTAAGGATTACTGTGCAATCTTCTTCTATACGCTGACCTGCATCATTATGCATGCCATCATCCAGGAGTTTGTGCTCGACAAGATTAGCAAGAAATTGCATCTATCGAAATTCAAGCTGGCTCGCTTCAACGAATCCGGCCAACTGGTGACCTTCTATCTGCTGTCCTTCGTCTGGGGCGTTCATGTGGCGTTGCGCGAAGGTTATCTGGGTCAGGTGGCCCAACTCTGGGATGGCTATCCGACGGCGCATGCGATGAGCTTCCTGCACAAATTCTACTTCATCATCCAGCTATCGTACTATCTGCATATGCTGCCCGAACTCTACTTCCAGAAGGTGCGCGCCAAGGAGGAGCAACAGCCCAAGATCATACATTCCATTAGCGGATTCACGCTCATCGTTTTGGCCTACACGCTCAGCTTCCAACGTTTGGCCATTGTGCTGCTGACGCTGCACTATTTCAGCGAGCTGCTCGCCCACATCTTCCAGCTGATCGGTGTGTTTGATCGCGAGGAGCGTTTGGCTCGCGTTCGCATCGTGAACAGCGCCGTGTTTGTGCTGGTGCGTTTTGCCACCTCGGTGATTGGTGTGCTCACGTTGCACTATGGCATCGGCGCCTCTGGCAGCAGCTACAAGTTGCGTGCTCTGCTTGCGCTGGTCGCCTTGATTGCCCTGCAGGGATACTTTGTGTTCTCGTTCATCACCGAACAGTTGAGGGCGAAGCGTGAGGCGAAGCGAGAGGCCAAACTGTTGGCGGCACAGACGAAGAAGGCGAAGGCGCCCAACAAGGAGAAGGTGAAGCGCAAGAAGGAGAGCGATCTGCCCGAGGCGGATCAGGCCAGTCCTGTCAAGCAGAAGCTCAAGTAG
- the LOC133847996 gene encoding LOW QUALITY PROTEIN: uncharacterized protein LOC133847996 (The sequence of the model RefSeq protein was modified relative to this genomic sequence to represent the inferred CDS: deleted 1 base in 1 codon): MGNGQSRKVHQTDWNMYILTIICLSLGLVVALLSLAMLLLSRKSMLIFGKYPCKGIFYWLKYGIALLVLRHLRYRIYKRNEELLSSSAHLATLDRPQPLTSDPKSYDVVSFMAANAAGQKLMVTLERRRLGVLKAALYLWLPGEGLYSSPKLPDMVHFTTDGKEESNEFKGAGFHIYPEQSMRSWRLKYDGRLVKQEKEQLLDVQLDLSFTSTADHFNYNRDLSSSLIADSIAREAWNDSFYSMLKSVGHIVEKRTHYEQNGELAGNIVLGERRLALELRGFRDRSFGTERCLSTINRYVYFALLLDDGSSMIVGNLSQPSFFLSSLKVGYVRTPSGNYQPITASNFELYSYGERGTPPQHQNFIVYTAEQQYLVQIRVEHSAVRFVGGDWESKVYNQFVACTVFTGIPGQGHAEYLYRHNEGRPETVAAQDPKWYQRIKRFERSLSNMDLVNETEEFIF; the protein is encoded by the exons ATGGGAAACGGTCAGTCACGTAAAGTCCATCAAACGGATTGGAACATGTACATTCTAACGATAATCTGCCTGAGCCTGGGCCTTGTGGTCGCCCTCCTCAGCCTCgccatgctgctgctgagccgCAAATCGATGCTCATCTTTGGCAAATACCCCTGCAAGGGTATCTTCTATTGGCTGAAGTACGGCATCGCGCTGCTGGTGCTGCGTCACCTGCGCTATCGCATCTACAAGCGGAACGAGGAGCTGCTCAGTTCGTCGGCGCATCTGGCCACCTTGGATCGCCCGCAGCCGCTGACGAGTGATCCCAAGAGCTACGATGTGGTCAGCTTTATGGCGGCAAATGCAGCGGGCCAAAAGCTGATGGTAACGCTGGAACGACGTCGCCTGGGTGTGCTCAAGGCAGCGCTCTATTTGTGGCTGCCCGGCGAGGGTTTATACAGTTCGCCAAAGCTGCCGGATATGGTGCACTTTACCACCGATGGCAAGGAGGAGAGCAATGAGTTCAAAGGCGCTGGCTTTCACATTTACCCAGAGCAATCCATGCGCAGCTGGCGCCTCAAATACGACGGCAGGTTGGTCAAGCAAGAGAAGGAGCAACTGTTGGATGTGCAGCTGGATCTGAGTTTCACCAGCACAGCGGATCACTTCAATTACAATCGGGACTTGAGCTCATCCCTGATTGCGGACTCGATAGCACGGGAAGCGTGGAACGATAGCTTCTACAGCATGCTGAAGAGCGTGGGACACATTGTGGAGAAGCGCACACATTACGAGCAGAATGGCGAACTTGCTGGCAACATTGTGCTCGGTGAGCGTCGCTTGGCGTTGGAGTTGCGCGGCTTTCGGGATCGCAGCTTCGGCACCGAACGTTGCCTCAGCACGATCAATCGCTATGTGTACTTTGCCCTGTTGCTGGACGACGGCAGCAGCATGATTGTGGGCAACCTCAGTCAACCCTCGTTCTTTTTGTCCTCCCTGAAGGTGGGCTATGTGCGCACCCCCAGCGGCAACTATCAACCGATCACTGCCAGCAACTTTGAGCTGTACTCCTACGGGGAGCGTGGGACTCCGCCACAGCATCAGAACTTCATTGTTTACACCGCGGAACAGCAGTACCTCGTGCAGATTCGTGTGGAGCACAGCGCTGTGCGTTTTGTGGGTGGCGATTGGGAGTCCAAGGTGTACAATCAGTTTGTCGCCTGCACTGTC TTCACTGGCATTCCGGGCCAGGGACATGCCGAGTACCTGTATCGCCACAACGAGGGACGACCGGAGACGGTGGCTGCCCAGGATCCCAAGTGGTATCAGCGCATCAAGCGCTTTGAGCGGAGTCTCAGCAACATGGATTTGGTCAACGAGACGGAGGAGTTTATATTCTAA
- the LOC133847997 gene encoding nucleosome assembly protein 1-like 1-A — protein sequence MHNNSSDMSSNATIVSGDNAALKTPPTKGSHNNNNNNKRQHTHSRSRSRSRSRSHSPGAISEIFKLNPSELPSNSRRALLQHMVASLPKILQNRVLALKHNQLQQIKISEQFFREVYELEKRFYAQSCTLFDARRDIVAGNVEPPSIERYWHEEPDELLEEIKSSEDFKQLAEQLPQLSANAVGVPRFWLTVFRNVALISDLVQEHDEPLLECLLDVRIRYEPDSYTIYFQFQPNEHLHTSSLVLTKKYILRHEADKEYPFMFEGPEIVRCEGCHIHWRDGFNLTLQTVRQKRARKGARHLAKVMPRESFFRFFSPPQAMDLSLADEKTKMVLGADFEVGYLLRTQIVPKAILFYTGDIVDNVNDELAATADNTSASVSSGSEGATKA from the coding sequence ATGCACAACAACAGTTCGGATATGAGTTCAAATGCCACAATCGTCAGTGGAGATAATGCGGCATTAAAAACACCTCCCACCAAAGGgtcacacaacaacaacaacaacaacaagaggcaACACACTCATAGTCGAAGTCGTAGtcggagtcgaagtcgaagtcatAGTCCTGGTGCCATATccgaaatattcaaattgaatccATCGGAATTGCCCTCAAACAGTCGTCGCGCGTTGCTGCAACATATGGTGGCAAGTCTGCCGAAAATATTGCAGAATCGTGTGCTCGCTCTGAAGCACAATCAACTGCAGCAGATCAAGATATCGGAGCAGTTCTTTCGCGAAGTCTACGAGCTCGAGAAGCGTTTCTATGCCCAGAGCTGCACGCTCTTCGATGCCCGTCGCGACATTGTCGCCGGCAATGTGGAGCCACCGAGCATTGAGCGCTATTGGCACGAAGAGCCTGACGAATTGCTCGAGGAGATTAAGAGTAGTGAGGATTTCAAACAGCTGGCCGaacagctgccacagctgtCGGCGAATGCTGTGGGTGTGCCTCGCTTTTGGCTGACAGTGTTTCGCAATGTGGCACTCATCTCGGATCTGGTGCAGGAGCACGATGAGCCGCTGCTCGAGTGTTTGCTCGATGTGCGCATTCGCTATGAGCCCGACAGCTATACGATATACTTTCAGTTTCAGCCCAACGAGCATTTGCACACCTCATCGCTGGTCCTCACCAAAAAGTATATTCTACGCCACGAGGCGGACAAAGAGTATCCGTTCATGTTCGAGGGACCGGAGATTGTCCGCTGCGAGGGCTGTCACATACATTGGCGCGATGGCTTCAATTTGACGCTGCAGACGGTGCGACAGAAGCGTGCCCGGAAGGGTGCTCGGCACTTGGCCAAGGTGATGCCACGCGAATCGTTCTTTCGCTTCTTCTCACCACCACAGGCCATGGATCTATCGCTGGCCGATGAGAAGACCAAGATGGTCTTGGGCGCCGACTTTGAGGTAGGCTACTTGCTACGCACACAGATTGTGCCCAAGGCGATACTCTTCTATACCGGCGACATTGTCGACAATGTGAATGACGAACTTGCTGCCACCGCGGACAATACATCGGCATCGGTATCTTCGGGATCGGAGGGAGCTACCAAAGCATAA